A genomic segment from Streptomyces sp. NBC_00459 encodes:
- the ligD gene encoding non-homologous end-joining DNA ligase, which yields MTPITEVEGRRVALSNLEKVIHPATGFTKGELLHYYATTADVLLPHLHDRPVSFLRYPDGPDGQVFFAKNVPPGTPDWVTTAEVPRSEGPAHMVLIQDLPSLMWAANLVTEFHTPQWLIDAPGEADRLVLDLDPGPPATIVECCEVALWLRERLAADGIEAYAKTSGSKGLHLLTAPANRTPSREITAYAKELAVEAERALPHLVVHRMTRSLRPGKVFVDYSQNAARKTTATPYTLRARAEPTVSAPVTWEEVAGCTDPAQLAFRAPDIGPRLRTHGDLLAPLLRD from the coding sequence ATGACGCCGATCACGGAGGTGGAGGGGCGAAGGGTGGCCCTCTCCAACCTGGAGAAGGTGATCCACCCGGCGACAGGCTTCACCAAGGGCGAGCTGCTCCACTACTACGCCACCACGGCGGACGTCCTCCTCCCCCACCTCCACGACCGCCCGGTCTCCTTCCTCCGCTACCCGGACGGCCCCGACGGCCAGGTCTTCTTCGCCAAGAACGTGCCGCCGGGTACGCCCGACTGGGTCACGACGGCGGAGGTTCCGCGCTCGGAGGGCCCGGCGCACATGGTCCTGATCCAGGATCTGCCGAGCCTCATGTGGGCGGCGAACCTGGTCACGGAGTTCCACACCCCGCAGTGGCTGATCGACGCCCCCGGCGAGGCCGACCGCCTGGTCCTCGACCTGGACCCCGGCCCTCCGGCGACGATCGTGGAGTGCTGCGAAGTGGCGCTCTGGCTACGGGAGCGGCTGGCGGCGGACGGGATCGAGGCGTACGCGAAGACGTCCGGCTCGAAGGGCCTGCACCTCCTGACAGCGCCGGCGAACCGCACCCCGTCCCGCGAGATCACGGCGTACGCGAAGGAACTGGCGGTCGAGGCGGAACGCGCCCTCCCCCACCTGGTCGTCCACCGTATGACCCGCAGCCTGCGCCCCGGGAAGGTCTTCGTCGACTACAGCCAGAACGCGGCCCGGAAGACCACGGCGACGCCGTACACCCTCAGGGCGCGCGCCGAGCCGACGGTGTCCGCGCCGGTGACGTGGGAGGAGGTGGCGGGATGCACGGATCCGGCCCAACTCGCCTTCCGCGCACCGGACATCGGCCCCCGGCTCCGGACACACGGAGACCTGCTGGCACCTCTGCTGAGGGACTGA
- a CDS encoding MarR family winged helix-turn-helix transcriptional regulator, whose product MDKPVDLIEFEMMLLGRHMHLLSPKARGAVGRLDRSAYILLSRIQAEGPMSIGQLSAAFGLDASTLNRQTAAMLRAGIVVRIPDPEGGMARKFAMTEEGGRRLAADRAENLEGLGKVMADWTAAEVADFAAHLSRLNRDVEQLDGRPWPRE is encoded by the coding sequence GTGGACAAACCCGTCGATCTGATCGAGTTCGAGATGATGCTCCTCGGTCGGCACATGCACCTGCTCTCACCGAAGGCGCGGGGCGCGGTGGGGCGGCTCGACCGCAGCGCCTACATCCTCCTCAGCCGTATCCAGGCCGAGGGGCCGATGTCCATCGGCCAGCTCAGCGCCGCGTTCGGCCTCGACGCGTCCACGCTCAACCGGCAGACCGCCGCGATGCTCCGGGCCGGAATCGTCGTACGCATCCCCGACCCCGAAGGGGGCATGGCACGCAAGTTCGCCATGACGGAGGAGGGCGGGCGCCGGCTGGCCGCCGACCGCGCGGAGAACCTGGAGGGTCTGGGCAAGGTGATGGCCGACTGGACGGCGGCGGAGGTCGCGGACTTCGCCGCCCACCTGAGCCGCCTCAACCGCGACGTGGAACAACTGGACGGACGGCCGTGGCCGCGGGAATGA
- a CDS encoding protein-tyrosine phosphatase family protein — MRTRRKEPDVPAPGEPWSEIVPGLWMGGHEFTRRPGEIEFAVVHDEFDLVMTLLRLPGYGPDPGVEHLVWSIPDGPLDGTQLAGVIRLAEAVCAALEDGRKVLVRCYSGYNRSGLVVAHALVLDGHDTEEAIRLIRSRRSPWALHNERFVEYLRTGLSTARLLEELAE; from the coding sequence TTGCGGACCCGCAGGAAGGAGCCCGACGTGCCCGCTCCGGGCGAGCCGTGGAGCGAGATCGTGCCCGGGCTGTGGATGGGTGGACACGAGTTCACCCGTCGCCCGGGGGAGATCGAGTTCGCCGTCGTGCACGATGAGTTCGACCTGGTCATGACCCTGCTCAGGCTGCCCGGCTACGGGCCCGACCCCGGCGTCGAGCATCTTGTGTGGTCCATCCCGGACGGGCCGCTCGACGGGACCCAGCTCGCCGGTGTGATCCGGCTCGCCGAGGCCGTGTGCGCCGCGCTGGAGGACGGGCGCAAGGTCCTCGTGCGCTGCTACAGCGGCTACAACCGCTCGGGGCTCGTCGTCGCGCACGCCCTCGTCCTCGACGGGCACGACACCGAGGAGGCGATCCGTCTCATCAGATCCCGCCGCTCCCCCTGGGCCCTGCACAACGAGCGGTTCGTGGAGTATCTGCGGACCGGCCTGTCCACGGCCCGGCTGCTGGAGGAACTCGCGGAGTAA
- a CDS encoding beta-ketoacyl-[acyl-carrier-protein] synthase family protein, whose amino-acid sequence MRSTPDVPEPFRRTVARRVVVTGLGAVTPLGVGVPDLWRGLLEGRCAIRELTGEEFTGLPVRAAGTVSVDLAGLLPRPQARRMNRAAQFGVLAAREAWRDAGFDGSGTAASGLSPDRVGVSVGAILGDASILVGGDRSLREKGPRAVSPLTTPMTVPSQAASQISLALRITGEARTVTSACASGTEAIGQAIDRIRYGHVDVALAGGAEAVVTPAIMASFAAMRALSTRPAGDLPSRPFARDRDGFVNGEGAGFLLLESEEHARARGARVYCEAAGWGLSADAHHMAAPDPSGTGVALALHRALWDAGGSPADVVHVNAHATSTIDGDLAEANALRAVLGTTPAPVTALKGHLGHLQGAAGGVEAVATVLTLHHGTIPPTIGCAEGEQDEAIDLDVVRGRPRALPGHGDLALSNSFGFGGHNAVLALRGRSAG is encoded by the coding sequence ATGCGCTCCACGCCGGATGTCCCCGAACCTTTCCGCCGTACCGTCGCCCGCCGGGTCGTCGTCACCGGCCTGGGCGCCGTCACCCCGCTCGGCGTCGGAGTCCCCGACCTCTGGCGGGGACTCCTCGAAGGCCGGTGCGCGATAAGGGAGTTGACCGGCGAGGAGTTCACCGGCCTGCCGGTCCGCGCGGCGGGCACGGTCTCCGTCGACCTGGCCGGCCTGCTCCCCCGACCCCAGGCCCGCCGGATGAACCGGGCCGCGCAGTTCGGCGTACTGGCGGCGCGGGAGGCCTGGCGGGACGCGGGCTTCGACGGTTCGGGCACGGCGGCGAGCGGTCTGTCCCCCGACCGTGTGGGGGTGTCGGTGGGCGCGATCCTCGGCGACGCGTCCATCCTCGTCGGCGGCGACCGCAGCCTGCGTGAGAAGGGCCCCCGGGCGGTCTCGCCGCTCACCACCCCCATGACGGTGCCGTCGCAGGCGGCGTCCCAGATCTCACTGGCCCTGCGCATCACGGGCGAGGCCCGCACGGTGACCAGCGCCTGCGCGTCGGGCACGGAGGCGATCGGCCAGGCCATCGACCGCATCCGGTACGGCCATGTCGACGTCGCCCTCGCGGGAGGCGCCGAGGCCGTCGTCACCCCGGCGATCATGGCGTCGTTCGCCGCGATGCGCGCCCTGTCGACGCGCCCCGCCGGGGATCTGCCGTCCCGCCCCTTCGCCAGGGACCGGGACGGTTTCGTGAACGGCGAGGGCGCGGGTTTTCTGCTCCTGGAGTCCGAGGAGCACGCACGGGCGAGGGGCGCCCGCGTCTACTGCGAGGCGGCCGGCTGGGGCCTGTCCGCCGACGCCCACCACATGGCCGCACCCGACCCGTCCGGCACCGGAGTGGCGCTGGCCCTCCACCGGGCTCTGTGGGACGCCGGAGGCAGCCCCGCCGACGTGGTCCACGTCAACGCGCACGCCACGTCCACGATCGACGGCGACCTGGCGGAGGCGAACGCGCTGCGAGCGGTACTGGGCACCACCCCGGCCCCCGTCACGGCCCTCAAGGGCCACCTCGGCCACCTCCAGGGCGCCGCGGGCGGGGTGGAGGCGGTGGCCACGGTCCTGACCCTGCACCACGGCACGATCCCGCCGACGATCGGCTGCGCGGAGGGCGAGCAGGACGAGGCGATCGACCTGGACGTGGTCCGGGGACGCCCGCGCGCTCTGCCCGGGCACGGCGATCTGGCGCTCAGCAATTCGTTCGGGTTCGGTGGGCACAACGCGGTGCTGGCGCTGCGGGGGCGCTCTGCCGGATAG
- a CDS encoding nuclease-related domain-containing protein — MSGLRVVPAWRQGHERLYVCLTDGRNVAWYDPESSRVNLLSDDLREDVLEALGPFLTGPVTVGPPPVPTPAELARLSLHPDDDLAPNRPGEALQIALDRDPGPPHRLRPDPRRRALAAEQAVGDALEALEGAGWHTLHSLPLPGGDRIHHLVIGPGGLFAVHTLYARKQRVLVADPMVSLGRRDPRPLLRRVRSDADRASYVLTAEVHPVLALAGPADLRITVPLREVRVLQDTDLSGLTRLGGVLKPADVEALHAVARDRGAWERV; from the coding sequence ATGAGCGGACTGCGCGTCGTACCGGCCTGGCGCCAGGGCCACGAACGGCTGTACGTGTGTCTGACGGACGGGCGGAACGTCGCCTGGTACGACCCTGAGTCGTCCCGGGTGAACCTGCTGAGCGACGACCTCAGAGAGGACGTACTGGAGGCCCTGGGCCCGTTCCTGACGGGACCGGTGACGGTCGGCCCGCCCCCGGTCCCGACCCCGGCGGAACTGGCCCGCCTCTCCCTCCACCCCGACGACGACCTGGCCCCGAACCGTCCCGGCGAGGCCCTCCAGATCGCCCTGGACCGCGACCCGGGCCCGCCCCACCGCCTCCGCCCGGACCCCCGACGGCGTGCCCTGGCGGCGGAACAGGCGGTGGGCGACGCCCTGGAGGCGCTGGAGGGGGCGGGCTGGCACACCCTGCACTCGCTCCCGCTCCCCGGCGGCGACCGGATCCACCACCTGGTGATAGGCCCGGGAGGCCTGTTCGCGGTGCACACGCTGTACGCCCGTAAGCAGCGGGTACTGGTCGCCGACCCGATGGTCTCCCTGGGCCGCCGGGACCCGCGCCCACTGCTCCGCCGGGTGCGTTCGGACGCCGACCGGGCCTCGTACGTGCTGACGGCCGAGGTCCACCCGGTCCTGGCCCTGGCCGGCCCGGCCGACCTGAGGATCACGGTCCCGCTGCGGGAGGTCAGGGTCCTCCAGGACACGGATCTCTCGGGGCTGACGCGGCTGGGGGGTGTGCTGAAGCCCGCGGATGTGGAGGCGCTGCACGCGGTGGCCCGGGACCGGGGGGCCTGGGAGCGGGTGTAG
- a CDS encoding HAMP domain-containing sensor histidine kinase → MRVSLPGWAGTLAAKAALFITGMCCALAALLGVLVHVSVTHQTVDQARDRALSRLVEATAAYEAGDALRPHTGIDPEGLPKALRNLAAAGERGTMVSDHDGVPTMWAAGPADGGHALAVALDYSQSARTIEGLDRAILWSSGLAIGATLLVGAFAVTRVTRRLHATAQVARRISAGDLDARVGDARTQDPNRSPDEVAAVAAALDTMAASLQRKLLSEQRFTADVAHELRTPLTGLHAAAELLPSGRPTELVRDRVAALRTLTEDLLEISRLDTGKERLEADTEALGALAERVVRASGATGADTEIVVARDALVDTDRRRLERVLGNLVANAHRHGRTPVTLTVDGPVVTVRDHGDGFPEYLVEHGPQRFRTEGGATGHGLGLTIALGQAEVLGARLTFANMPESDGGGALATLTLAESRGPATNGPA, encoded by the coding sequence ATGAGGGTCTCGCTGCCCGGGTGGGCAGGCACCCTCGCCGCCAAGGCCGCGCTGTTCATCACCGGGATGTGCTGCGCCCTCGCCGCCCTGCTCGGCGTCCTCGTGCATGTCTCGGTGACCCACCAGACCGTCGACCAGGCCCGCGACCGTGCCCTGTCACGGCTCGTGGAGGCCACGGCGGCGTACGAGGCCGGGGACGCCCTGCGGCCGCACACCGGGATCGATCCCGAGGGTCTGCCGAAGGCGCTGCGGAATCTCGCGGCGGCCGGGGAACGCGGCACGATGGTCAGCGACCACGACGGCGTGCCGACGATGTGGGCGGCCGGTCCTGCGGACGGCGGGCACGCGCTCGCCGTGGCCCTCGACTACTCGCAGAGCGCCCGTACGATCGAGGGCCTCGACCGGGCGATCCTGTGGTCGTCGGGCCTCGCCATCGGCGCGACGCTGCTGGTCGGCGCGTTCGCGGTGACCCGGGTGACCCGTCGGCTGCACGCGACCGCCCAGGTGGCCCGCCGGATCAGCGCCGGCGACCTGGACGCCCGCGTCGGCGACGCCCGTACGCAGGACCCGAACCGCTCGCCCGACGAGGTCGCCGCCGTCGCCGCCGCCCTCGACACCATGGCCGCCTCGCTGCAACGCAAACTGCTCAGCGAGCAGCGCTTCACCGCCGACGTGGCCCACGAACTGCGCACCCCGCTCACCGGACTGCACGCGGCGGCCGAACTGCTGCCGTCCGGACGGCCGACCGAGCTGGTCAGGGACCGGGTCGCCGCGCTGCGTACGCTCACCGAGGACCTGCTCGAAATCTCCCGGCTGGACACGGGCAAGGAGCGGCTGGAGGCCGACACCGAGGCACTCGGCGCCCTCGCCGAACGGGTCGTACGGGCTTCCGGGGCCACCGGGGCCGACACGGAGATCGTCGTCGCCCGTGACGCCCTCGTCGACACCGACCGGCGCCGTCTCGAACGGGTGCTCGGGAATCTGGTCGCCAACGCCCACCGGCACGGCCGTACGCCCGTGACGCTGACCGTCGACGGGCCGGTCGTGACCGTGCGGGACCACGGCGACGGTTTCCCGGAGTACCTGGTGGAGCACGGGCCCCAGCGGTTCCGTACCGAGGGCGGAGCGACCGGACACGGGCTCGGGCTGACGATCGCGTTGGGCCAGGCGGAGGTACTGGGCGCCCGGCTCACCTTCGCCAACATGCCGGAGAGTGACGGCGGTGGCGCTCTGGCGACGCTCACTCTGGCCGAATCACGGGGGCCCGCCACCAACGGCCCAGCGTGA
- the ku gene encoding non-homologous end joining protein Ku, giving the protein MRSIWNGAISFGLVSIPIKLVNATESHSISFRQIHVEDGGRIRYRKVCEMEDREVRGDEIGKAYEGADGTMIPITDDDLASLPLPTARTIEIVAFVPGDRIDPLQMDTAYYLSANGVPAAKPYTLLREALKRSKKVAIAKFALRGRERLGMLRVVDDVIAMHGLLWPDEIRATDGVAPDAGVTVRDQELDLADALMATLGEVDLADLHDDYREAVEELIAAKAAGEEAPQAPAPSGGGKVLDLMAALEKSVREAKESRGEAVEEQGEVKPLRGRRTAAASKAAPKADTGKKSTSTAKKAAAKKTTTGNKSTSAAKKTPAKKAAAKKTATRRRSA; this is encoded by the coding sequence GTGCGATCCATATGGAACGGCGCCATCTCCTTCGGGCTGGTCAGCATCCCGATCAAGCTCGTCAACGCCACCGAGAGCCACTCGATCTCCTTCCGGCAGATCCATGTCGAGGACGGCGGGCGCATCCGCTATCGCAAGGTGTGCGAGATGGAGGACCGGGAGGTCCGGGGGGACGAGATCGGCAAGGCGTACGAGGGTGCCGACGGGACGATGATCCCGATCACCGACGACGATCTGGCGTCGCTGCCCCTGCCCACCGCCAGGACCATCGAGATCGTCGCCTTCGTGCCCGGTGACCGTATTGATCCGCTGCAGATGGACACCGCCTACTACCTTTCCGCGAACGGGGTCCCGGCCGCCAAGCCCTACACCCTGCTGCGCGAGGCCCTGAAGCGCAGCAAGAAGGTCGCCATCGCCAAGTTCGCGCTCCGGGGGCGGGAGCGGCTCGGCATGCTGCGGGTCGTGGACGACGTCATCGCCATGCACGGGCTGCTCTGGCCCGACGAGATCCGGGCCACGGACGGTGTCGCCCCGGATGCCGGCGTCACTGTGCGGGACCAGGAGCTCGATCTCGCCGACGCCCTCATGGCCACCCTCGGCGAGGTCGACCTCGCCGACCTGCACGACGACTACCGCGAAGCCGTCGAGGAACTCATCGCCGCGAAGGCCGCCGGTGAGGAGGCTCCGCAGGCCCCGGCGCCGAGCGGGGGCGGCAAGGTGCTCGATCTGATGGCCGCGCTGGAGAAGAGCGTCCGGGAGGCCAAGGAGTCGCGCGGCGAAGCCGTCGAGGAGCAGGGGGAGGTCAAGCCCCTGCGTGGGCGTCGTACGGCTGCCGCTTCGAAGGCGGCGCCCAAGGCGGACACCGGGAAGAAGTCGACCTCCACGGCGAAGAAGGCCGCAGCCAAGAAGACCACCACCGGCAACAAGTCGACCAGCGCGGCCAAGAAGACCCCGGCGAAGAAGGCGGCGGCCAAGAAGACGGCCACCCGCAGACGTTCGGCGTGA
- a CDS encoding MFS transporter — protein MDSSKPDAGSGRVVGILAFAGIVAAITQTLVVPLIGELPSLLDTSASNASWVITATLLAAAVVTPVAGRLGDMYGKKRMLLVSLVPLILGSVLCALSSSVLPMIAGRGLQGMGMGVVPLGISLLRDVVPAEKLGSSIAIMSASMGVGGALGLPFSAAIAENASWRVLFWVVAALSLAVATLISVFVPAGRENTSSGRFDVLGAIGLGTALVCLLLAVLKGADWGWGSGTTLGLFAVAVVVLLAWGWWELRNTEPLVDLRVTARPQVLMTNVASVLVGFAMYAQALVIPQLMQLPKETGYGLGESMLAMGLWMAPAGLMMMVMSPLGAMLSAKSGPRITLSVGSLVIAIGYGISLPLVGTGSTWGLLAVTIVCNTGVGFAYGAMPALIMGAVPQSETASANSFNTLMRSIGSSVSAAVIGVVLAQMTTDFGGFALPSEAGFRAAMMLGCGVGLAAAVVAFLIPVRPVAAPSAAEEAPDALAPETSEVSEASEASEVKA, from the coding sequence GTGGACAGTTCCAAGCCCGACGCCGGCTCCGGCAGGGTTGTCGGCATCCTCGCCTTCGCCGGCATCGTGGCCGCGATCACGCAGACCCTGGTGGTCCCGCTGATCGGGGAGCTGCCGAGCCTGCTCGACACCTCCGCCTCGAACGCCTCCTGGGTGATCACCGCGACCCTGCTGGCCGCCGCGGTCGTGACCCCGGTCGCCGGCCGACTCGGTGACATGTACGGCAAGAAGCGCATGCTGCTCGTCTCGCTCGTGCCGCTCATCCTGGGATCCGTCCTCTGTGCGCTGTCCTCCTCCGTGCTCCCGATGATCGCCGGGCGCGGACTCCAGGGCATGGGCATGGGCGTCGTACCCCTGGGCATCAGCCTGCTGCGTGACGTCGTACCGGCGGAGAAGCTCGGTTCGTCCATCGCGATCATGAGCGCGTCCATGGGTGTCGGCGGCGCGCTCGGGCTGCCGTTCTCCGCGGCGATCGCCGAGAACGCCAGCTGGCGGGTGCTGTTCTGGGTCGTGGCCGCACTGTCCCTCGCCGTCGCCACGCTGATCTCGGTCTTCGTGCCCGCCGGGCGCGAGAACACCTCCTCCGGGCGCTTCGACGTGCTCGGTGCGATCGGTCTCGGCACCGCGCTCGTCTGCCTTCTCCTCGCCGTGTTGAAGGGCGCCGACTGGGGCTGGGGCAGCGGTACCACCCTCGGGCTGTTCGCCGTCGCCGTGGTCGTGCTGCTGGCCTGGGGCTGGTGGGAGCTGCGCAACACCGAGCCGTTGGTCGACCTGCGCGTGACCGCCCGGCCGCAGGTGCTGATGACCAACGTGGCCTCGGTCCTCGTCGGGTTCGCGATGTACGCCCAGGCCCTGGTCATCCCCCAGCTGATGCAGCTGCCCAAGGAGACCGGCTACGGGCTCGGCGAGTCCATGCTGGCCATGGGCCTGTGGATGGCTCCGGCGGGCCTGATGATGATGGTCATGTCGCCGCTCGGCGCCATGCTCTCCGCCAAGTCCGGCCCCAGGATCACGCTCTCCGTCGGCAGCCTGGTCATCGCCATCGGGTACGGGATCTCCCTGCCGCTCGTCGGCACCGGCTCCACCTGGGGACTGCTCGCGGTCACCATCGTCTGCAACACGGGTGTCGGCTTCGCCTACGGCGCCATGCCCGCGCTCATCATGGGCGCGGTCCCGCAGTCCGAGACCGCCTCCGCCAACAGCTTCAACACCCTGATGCGTTCGATCGGCAGCTCGGTCTCGGCCGCCGTCATCGGGGTCGTCCTGGCCCAGATGACCACCGACTTCGGCGGCTTCGCACTGCCCTCCGAGGCCGGATTCCGGGCCGCCATGATGCTCGGCTGCGGGGTCGGCCTCGCGGCGGCGGTCGTCGCCTTCCTCATCCCGGTCCGCCCGGTGGCGGCCCCTTCGGCGGCCGAGGAGGCTCCGGACGCCCTCGCTCCCGAGACGTCCGAGGTGTCCGAGGCGTCGGAGGCGTCCGAGGTCAAGGCCTGA
- a CDS encoding SH3 domain-containing protein — MSPRTTLTRLGIAAATTALSVGAVTPALANPADDDWGTSWNQQQQNSQSQNSQSNQNTNDGGGQQQQPSGNSWNQQNSNQQSNSGDWGQHNNTSTSNAVLYKGIVIANGGLRLRSAPNRGSAIIRVAPQGSIVNIFCKVGGENVDGNSLWYLLTDGTWAWGAARYIDNIGAAPRFC, encoded by the coding sequence ATGTCACCGCGGACCACCCTGACCCGCCTCGGCATAGCCGCCGCCACCACCGCACTCTCCGTCGGCGCCGTCACCCCGGCACTCGCGAACCCCGCCGACGACGACTGGGGCACCAGCTGGAACCAGCAACAGCAGAACAGCCAGAGCCAGAACAGCCAGAGCAACCAGAACACCAACGACGGCGGCGGCCAGCAGCAGCAGCCGAGCGGCAACAGCTGGAACCAGCAGAACAGCAACCAGCAGAGCAACAGCGGCGACTGGGGCCAGCACAACAACACCAGCACCAGCAACGCCGTCCTCTACAAGGGGATCGTCATCGCCAACGGCGGACTGCGGCTGCGCAGCGCGCCGAACCGCGGCAGCGCGATCATCCGGGTCGCCCCGCAGGGCTCCATCGTCAACATCTTCTGCAAGGTCGGCGGCGAGAACGTCGACGGCAACTCGCTCTGGTACCTCCTCACGGACGGCACCTGGGCCTGGGGCGCCGCCCGCTACATCGACAACATCGGCGCCGCGCCGCGCTTCTGCTGA